One stretch of Salvelinus sp. IW2-2015 unplaced genomic scaffold, ASM291031v2 Un_scaffold1539, whole genome shotgun sequence DNA includes these proteins:
- the mre11a gene encoding LOW QUALITY PROTEIN: double-strand break repair protein MRE11 (The sequence of the model RefSeq protein was modified relative to this genomic sequence to represent the inferred CDS: inserted 1 base in 1 codon; deleted 1 base in 1 codon), whose amino-acid sequence MTSENTLDDEDTFKILIATDIHLGYLEKDAVRGNDTFNTFDEILKCAKENQVDFILLGGDLFHENKPSRRCLHSCISLLRKYCMGDTPILFDVLSDQAVNFSNSKFPWVNYQDENLNISIPVFSVHGNHDDPTGADGLCALDLLSSAGLVNHFGRSQSVERIEISPVLLQKGSTKLALYGIGSIPDERLYRMFVNNQVTMLRPKEDQDQWFNLFTIHQNRSKHGATNYIPSSFLDDFLDLVVWGHEHECLINPSRNEQRLFNVTQPGSSVATSLSPGEAVKKHIGLLRVKGRKMNLQKIPLHTVRQFFIQDLVLSEHPDLFNPDMPKVNQRVEAFCQEKVEAMIEEAERDRLGKPLTPEKPXIRLRVDYSGGFEAFNATRFSQKFVEQVANPKDVVHFIRQKEYKAKVKGEEDVDFGQLLSHSSTEGLRVEDLVKEYFQTAEKTMQLSLLTEQGMGKAVQEYVDKEEKDAIEELIRYQLEKTQRHLQQRGVLTEEEIDQEIRRFRESKKNTAEEDEEVQVALNRAKAHRIERGEDLDLSDEHDVSMDSDEDSAPPPPTRGRGRGGRGRGQTTARRGRGAAEPKPAGRARSRKASVATPTQGRNIMDAFQAPPQRPSRGAVAAKSYTDEITIDDDDSDDVSFVKPASRLTPASRPTPESRPTQRRGSQGQSQSYRGVTFDDDDDEEDFDPFKGSSRSGRR is encoded by the exons ATGACATCAGAGAACACCCT GGACGATGAGGACACCTTCAAGATCCTGATCGCCACGGATATTCACCTTGGTTACCTGGAGAAAGATGCTGTCCGTGGCAACGACACGTTCAACACCTTCGACGAGATCCTGAAGTGTGCCAAAGAgaaccaa gTCGACTTCATCCTGTTGGGAGGTGATCTGTTCCATGAGAACAAGCCTTCCAGACGCTGTCTTCACTCCTGCATCTCTCTGCTGAGGAAGTACTGCATGGGAGACACTCCTATCCTCTTCGATGTCCTCAGTGACCAGGCTGTCAACTTCAGCAACAGCAA GTTCCCGTGGGTGAACTATCAGGATGAGAACCTGAACATCTCCATCCCCGTGTTCAGCGTGCACGGTAACCATGACGATCCTACAGGG GCGGATGGTCTGTGTGCGTTGGATCTCCTGAGCTCTGCCGGACTTGTCAATCATTTTGGCCGCAGCCAATCAGTAGAGAGGATAGAGATTAGTCCCGTCCTCCTGCAGAAAGGCAGCACTAAGCTAGCCCTGTACGGCATCGGCTCTATTCCTGATGAGCGCCTCTACAGGATGTTTGTTAACAACCAGGTGACCATGCTCCGCCCCAAAGAAGACCAGGACCAATGGTTCAACCTCTTCACCATccaccagaacag gagtAAGCACGGGGCCACCAACTACATCCCAAGCAGTTTTCTGGATGACTTCCTGGACCTGGTAGTGTGGGGTCATGAACATGAGTGTCTGATAAACCCCAGCAGGAACGAACAGCGGCTGTTC AACGTCACCCAGCCTGGTAGCTCTGTTGCCACGTCACTGTCCCCCGGAGAGGCCGTCAAGAA gcACATAGGTCTGCTGAGGGTGAAGGGGCGTAAGATGAACCTTCAGAAGATCCCGCTGCACACGGTGCGTCAGTTCTTCATCCAGGACCTGGTCCTCTCAGAGCACCCTGACCTCTTCAACCCTGACATGCCCAAGGTCAACCAGAGGGTAGAGGCCTTCTGCCAGGAGAAG gtgGAAGCGATGATTGAGGAAGCAGAGCGAGATCGACTGGGAAAGCCCCTTACCCCTGAGAAAC TCATACGCCTCAGA gtggACTACAGCGGTGGTTTTGAGGCCTTCAATGCCACTCGTTTCAGTCAGAAGTTTGTAGAGCAGGTTGCGAACCCCAAAGACGTTGTTCACTTCATCAGACAGAAGGAGTACAAGGCCAAAGttaaag GCGAAGAGGATGTTGACTTTGGGCAGCTCCTGAGTCACTCCTCAACTGAGGGTCTGAGGGTGGAGGATCTAGTTAAAGAGTACTTCCAGACAGCAGAAAAG ACGATGCAGCTCTCCCTGCTGACGGAGCAGGGCATGGGGAAGGCGGTACAGGAGTATGTGGACAAGGAGGAGAAAGATGCCATCGAGGAACTGATCAGATACCAGCTGGAGAAAACCCAGAGACACCTGCAGCAGAGAGGAGTACTGACAGAGGAGGAGATTGACCAGGAG ATTCGCCGTTTCAGAGAATCTAAGAAAAACACtgcagaggaggatgaagaggttCAGGTG GCCCTCAACAGGGCTAAAGCTCACCGCATAGAGCGAGGCGAAGACCTTGACCTATCAGATGAGCATGATGTGTCCATGGATTCAGACGAGGACTctgcccctcctccccccaccagGGGCAGGGGGCGGGGTGGCAGGGGAAGGGGCCAAACCACAGCCAGGAGAGGAAGAG GTGCAGCAGAGCCGAAGCCAGCAGGGCGGGCCCGTTCTCGGAAGGCCTCAGTGGCCACCCCCACCCAGGGCAGAAACATCATGGATG CGTTCCAGGCTCCACCCCAGCGGCCATCGAGAGGGGCGGTGGCGGCTAAATCTTACACAGACGAG ATAACCATTGACGATGATGACTCTGACGATGTTTCCTTTGTGAAGCCTGCATCAAGACTGACTCCTGCATCACGACCAACACCTGAATCACGACCAACACAGAG GCGGGGCTCCCAGGGTCAGAGCCAATCATACAGAGGAGTGACATTTGATGACGACGATGATGAG gAGGACTTTGATCCGTTTAAAGGCTCCAGTAGGAGTGGCCGGCGATAG